In Nematostella vectensis chromosome 2, jaNemVect1.1, whole genome shotgun sequence, one genomic interval encodes:
- the LOC125561082 gene encoding glycogenin-1-like: MRRPKNYSRWVLMIIVQLVVFSVCVVIFIFKGTRTLKYGLKYAEEIIASIGADGQRREDNLRIMSEMQWDFMKIQEKYMWNECRSRKAIRDVMWLSVLVNDEYVIPAVVLGHTIRVFSCVKTMTVFVSNEVSKSGQKALEKVGWSVKEVEAMDCHWMEKKLGKELSINDGIIGTHTRFHAWNYTHYRKIIYADPDIMLMSNMDELFAIPDEFAAAYCGRSGMVDPCFNAGLLVFKPSHHDYEMIMKMWHHVSQVDACPNDQRLLWHYYADRGLWKPLSFAYNVRRILHHPMKAYHFVRYPLPKPWKTDCRPSRKEAFYYDSPITDLYGMTTVFWKRFYAALDKYDIDKNWWRNTEFFKSDLEFGSSLFMECLFKKDINIIS; the protein is encoded by the coding sequence ATGCGTCGCCCCAAAAACTATTCACGTTGGGTGTTGATGATTATTGTACAACTGGTCGTGTTTTCCGTATGtgtagtaattttcatttttaaggGAACCAGAACTCTAAAATATGGACTCAAATACGCCGAGGAGATCATTGCAAGCATAGGGGCAGACGGTCAACGTAGGGAAGACAACCTACGTATTATGAGTGAAATGCAATGGGACTTTATGAagatccaagaaaaatacatgtgGAATGAGTGTCGAAGTAGGAAAGCAATCCGAGATGTTATGTGGTTGTCAGTCCTAGTGAATGATGAATATGTCATTCCAGCAGTTGTGCTGGGACACACGATTAGAGTATTTTCTTGTGTAAAGACAATGACTGTATTTGTGTCAAATGAAGTAAGCAAATCTGGACAAAAAGCTTTGGAGAAGGTTGGCTGGTCTGTGAAAGAAGTCGAGGCTATGGATTGTCACTGGATGGAAAAAAAGTTAGGAAAAGAATTGTCTATCAATGATGGTATTATAGGTACACATACCAGGTTTCATGCCTGGAATTACACACACTACAGAAAGATCATCTACGCTGACCCAGATATAATGCTTATGAGTAACATGGATGAGCTATTTGCAATTCCTGACGAATTTGCTGCGGCTTACTGTGGTCGAAGCGGTATGGTAGACCCATGCTTCAATGCTGGTTTATTGGTATTCAAACCAAGCCACCATGATTATGAAATGATTATGAAAATGTGGCACCATGTCTCGCAGGTTGATGCGTGTCCTAATGATCAACGGCTGTTATGGCATTATTATGCAGATCGCGGCTTGTGGAAACCACTATCGTTTGCCTATAATGTCCGTAGAATACTTCACCATCCTATGAAAGCTTATCACTTTGTTAGATATCCATTGCCTAAGCCATGGAAGACAGACTGCCGTCCTAGCCGCAAAGAAGCTTTCTACTATGACTCCCCCATAACCGATCTGTACGGCATGACAACTGTCTTCTGGAAAAGATTTTATGCTGCTTTGGATAAGTATGATATTGACAAGAACTGGTGGAGAAATACAGAGTTTTTTAAATCTGATTTAGAATTTGGAAGCTCTTTATTTATGGAgtgtttatttaaaaaagatataaataTTATAAGTTAA